Proteins encoded in a region of the Mycolicibacterium duvalii genome:
- a CDS encoding hemophore, translating to MKSVPNTVGRLPRAALAAAACGAALAGPAVPTATAAPDPCAASAIAKTVGMVAVHTGNYLDANPDTDEALTAISQQPSGPQSVAAAKAYFDANPTVASDLQKLQQPLTSLAGRCRLPIDMPQILGLLQATQQNVTVPVGTTSQR from the coding sequence ATGAAATCGGTTCCGAACACGGTCGGTCGGCTGCCCCGCGCGGCGCTGGCGGCGGCCGCGTGCGGCGCTGCGCTGGCCGGCCCGGCGGTGCCCACCGCCACGGCCGCGCCGGACCCGTGCGCCGCGAGTGCGATCGCCAAGACCGTCGGCATGGTGGCCGTCCACACCGGCAACTACCTCGACGCCAATCCCGACACCGACGAGGCGCTGACCGCGATCTCGCAGCAGCCGAGCGGGCCGCAGTCCGTCGCGGCGGCCAAGGCGTATTTCGACGCGAACCCGACCGTCGCATCCGACCTGCAGAAGTTGCAGCAACCGCTGACCTCGCTGGCGGGGCGCTGCCGGCTGCCGATCGACATGCCGCAGATCCTCGGCCTGCTGCAGGCCACGCAGCAGAACGTCACGGTGCCCGTCGGGACGACCTCGCAGCGCTGA
- a CDS encoding heme-binding protein, with translation MLFPASTARRLAVGALSAGACAGAMLFGALPTAFAQPDPPNCTAADFSGVAAGVSASSSAYLFTHPEVNAFFTDLHGLPRNEIHDKVVEYMNANPQVRDELTAIRKPLHDLKLRCGFTPETLDTPSDYTS, from the coding sequence ATGTTGTTTCCGGCCTCTACCGCACGTCGGCTCGCCGTAGGCGCGTTGAGCGCAGGCGCGTGCGCCGGCGCCATGTTGTTCGGAGCCCTGCCCACGGCGTTCGCTCAGCCCGACCCGCCGAACTGCACGGCGGCCGACTTCTCGGGCGTCGCCGCCGGGGTGTCCGCGTCGTCGTCGGCCTACCTGTTCACCCACCCCGAGGTCAACGCGTTCTTCACCGACCTGCACGGTCTGCCCCGCAACGAGATCCACGACAAGGTGGTCGAGTACATGAACGCCAACCCGCAGGTTCGCGATGAGCTCACGGCGATCCGCAAGCCGCTGCACGACCTGAAGCTGCGCTGCGGCTTCACCCCGGAGACCCTCGACACGCCGTCGGATTACACCTCGTAG
- a CDS encoding response regulator transcription factor, whose protein sequence is MRDRVDTPPARGGEPSAADGASPTVLMVDDDPDVRNSVARGLRHSGFDVRVAASGKEALRLLAGESHDALVLDVQMPELDGVAVVTALRALGNDIPICVLSARDTVNDRIAGLEAGADDYLTKPFDLGELVARLHALLRRAHHSDPASDTITVGSLTIDTARRLVFVAGERVELTKREFDLLAVLADNAGVVLSRQRLLELVWGYDFDVDTNVADVFVSYLRRKLERGGQPRVIHTVRGIGYVLREEP, encoded by the coding sequence GTGCGCGACAGGGTGGACACTCCGCCCGCTCGCGGGGGCGAGCCGTCTGCCGCTGACGGCGCGAGCCCGACGGTGTTGATGGTCGACGACGACCCCGACGTCCGGAACTCGGTGGCGCGCGGTCTGCGCCACTCCGGTTTCGACGTCCGGGTCGCCGCGTCGGGCAAGGAGGCCCTGCGGCTGCTGGCGGGCGAGTCGCACGACGCCCTGGTGCTCGACGTGCAGATGCCCGAGCTCGACGGGGTGGCTGTGGTGACGGCGCTGCGCGCGCTGGGCAACGACATCCCGATCTGTGTGTTGTCGGCGCGCGACACCGTCAACGACCGGATCGCCGGCCTGGAGGCCGGGGCCGACGACTACCTGACCAAGCCGTTCGACCTCGGCGAGTTGGTGGCCCGGCTGCACGCACTGTTGCGCCGGGCCCACCATTCCGATCCCGCCTCGGACACCATCACGGTGGGGTCGCTGACCATCGACACCGCCCGGCGCCTGGTCTTCGTCGCCGGTGAACGGGTGGAGCTGACCAAACGCGAATTCGACCTGCTCGCGGTGCTGGCGGACAACGCCGGCGTCGTGCTGTCCCGGCAGCGCCTGCTGGAACTGGTGTGGGGCTACGACTTCGACGTCGACACCAACGTCGCCGACGTGTTCGTCTCCTACCTGCGGCGCAAACTCGAACGCGGCGGCCAGCCGCGGGTCATCCACACCGTGCGAGGGATCGGCTACGTGCTGCGCGAAGAGCCGTGA